The Oryza glaberrima chromosome 9, OglaRS2, whole genome shotgun sequence genome includes a window with the following:
- the LOC127784060 gene encoding uridine/cytidine kinase UKL1, chloroplastic-like, producing the protein MPEKAVDDVMDSAVGAHFSGLRLEALRLSSPSAPSSPSSAKAAAAAAAHSNGAVYANGVAADAAELVSPSALRQPFVIGVSGGTASGKTTVCDMIIQQLHDHRVVLVNQDSFYRGLTAEESAHAQDYNFDHPDAFDTEQLLECMGQLKRAQPVNVPIYDFKNHRRSSESFRKVNASDVIILEGILVFHDQRVRNLMDMKIFVDTDADIRLARRIRRDTVERGRDVSSVLEQYGRFVKPAFDDFVLPSKKYADVIIPRGGDNHVAIDLIVQHIRTKLGQHDLCKIYPHVYVVQTTFQIRGMHTLIRDRDITTPDFVFYSDRLIRLVVEHGLGHLPFTEKQIITPTGSIYMGVEFCKKLCGVSIVRSGESMENALRACCKGIKIGKILIHRVGDNGQQLIYHKLPMDIAERHVLLLDPVLGTGNSANQAIELLIRKGVPEERIIFLNLISAPEGIQCVCKRFPRLKIVTSEIDTGLSEEYRVIPGLGEYGDRYFGTDN; encoded by the exons ATGCCGGAGAAGGCGGTGGACGACGTCATGGACTCGGCGGTGGGGGCGCACTTCAGCGGACTCCGCCTCGAGGCgctccgcctctcctccccctccgccccgtcctccccttcctccgccaaggcggccgcggcggcggccgcccacTCCAACGGCGCCGTCTACGCcaacggcgtcgccgccgacgccgcggagcTTGTGTCGCCATCCGCGCTCAGGCAGCCCTTCGTCATCG GGGTTTCGGGTGGGACGGCGTCGGGGAAGACGACGGTGTGCGACATGATCATCCAGCAGCTGCACGACCACCGTGTCGTGCTCGTCAACCAG GATTCCTTCTACCGTGGGTTAACTGCTGAAGAATCTGCACATGCCCAAGATTACAACTTTGATCACCCTG ATGCATTTGACACAGAGCAGCTTCTGGAATGCATGGGGCAGCTAAAACGGGCACAACCTGTAAATGTTCCTATATATGATTTTAAGAATCACCGACGGTCCTCTGAAAGCTTTAGAAAG GTCAATGCATCAGATGTCATTATATTAGAGGGCATTTTAGTCTTCCATGATCAAAGAGTTCGCAATCTGATGGACATGAAAATTTTTGTGGACACAG ATGCTGATATTAGGCTAGCTCGACGAATAAGGCGTGATACAGTTGAAAGAGGTAGAGATGTTAGCTCGGTGCTTGAGCAG TATGGCAGGTTTGTGAAGCCAGCATTTGATGATTTTGTTCTCCCTTCGAAAAAATATGCCGACGTGATCATACCACGAGGAGGTGATAATCATGTGGCAATTGACCTGATTGTTCAACATATTCGTACTAAGCTTGGTCAGCATGACTTGTGCAAAATCTATCCACATGTTTATGTGGTTCAAACAACATTCCAG ATCCGAGGAATGCATACTCTGATTCGTGACAGGGACATCACTACACCTGACTTTGTCTTTTATTCAGATCGGTTGATCCGTTTG GTAGTTGAGCACGGACTGGGGCATTTGCCATTTACAGAAAAGCAGATTATTACTCCAACAG GGTCCATTTATATGGGAGTTGAATTTTGCAAGAAGCTCTGTGGAGTGTCTATTGTCCGAAG TGGTGAAAGTATGGAGAATGCATTGCGTGCTTGTTGTAAAGGAATAAAAATTGGCAAGATTCTAATACATCGTGTTGGAGACAATGGACAGCAA CTTATATACCATAAACTGCCCATGGATATTGCTGAACGGCATGTTCTTCTTTTGGATCCAGTGCTTGGTACAG GTAACTCAGCAAATCAAGCTATTGAGCTTCTGATAAGAAAAGGTGTTCCAGAGGAGCGAATCATATTTCTCAATCTTATCTCG GCTCCTGAGGGAATTCAGTGCGTCTGCAAGCGATTTCCGAGGCTGAAGATTGTAACCTCCGAGATCGACACCGGGTTGAGCGAGGAATACAGGGTAATCCCAGGGTTGGGAGAGTACGGTGACCGCTACTTCGGCACAGATAATTGA